The Arachis hypogaea cultivar Tifrunner chromosome 14, arahy.Tifrunner.gnm2.J5K5, whole genome shotgun sequence genome has a segment encoding these proteins:
- the LOC112742857 gene encoding protein FAR1-RELATED SEQUENCE 5-like, translated as MSEADIMQMMNMLKSGISTSQIFCLLASQACGYECVGYGPRDMYNEIAWQRRQVPGDAARALKKLEDMRLKDPPLYFKACHDSRGLLRNLFWSNGISQLDYQLFGDVIALDTTYKKNKYSCPLVIFSEGKTPTSIITDGAMAIRNTVKDVFSEVRHRLCAWYLIRNVTSNVGNPNFPSNFKKIMMGDYEIPVFKRKWVQLIEEFGLEDNPWVNNMYEEKHIWATAYIREHFQRCVAHLRFKEFNADYESTRGAPVIQTCIELLERFAAETKKVKSAFNDASGFTRDAVVISRQSALMEFSKQLASIAAKVPERFEETRDIIMGLYSSYKAQDNHLRRSSNVVVFIKWKDIDNNVMEDEANGLDNGNMYTEPTPDLDSDN; from the exons ATGTCAGAGGCAGATATTATGCAAATGATGAACATGCTAAAGTCCGGAATTAGCACTTCACAGATATTTTGTCTTCTAGCTAGTCAAGCATGCGGGTATGAATGTGTCGGCTATGGTCCTAGAGATATGTACAATGAGATTGCTTGGCAAAGGCGTCAAGTTCCTGGTGATGCAGCACGAGCGTTGAAGAAGTTGGAGGATATGCGATTGAAGGATCCACCATTATATTTCAAGGCATGTCATGATTCAAGAGGTTTATTACGTAACTTATTCTGGTCTAATGGGATTAGCCAACTAGACTACCAACTCTTCGGGGATGTAATTGCTTTGGATACTACGTACAAGAAGAACAAGTATAGTTGTCCATTAGTCATATTTAGTGAG GGTAAGACCCCGACCTCAATAATAACTGATGGGGCCATGGCGATTAGGAATACAGTAAAAGATGTATTTTCCGAAGTCAGACATAGATTATGCGCTTGGTACCTTATTCGAAATGTGACTAGCAATGTTGGAAATCCAAATTTTCCTTCTAATTTCAAGAAAATCATGATGGGAGACTACGAGATTCCCGTGTTTAAGCGTAAGTGGGTTCAACTTATTGAAGAATTTGGCCTTGAGGATAATCCGTGGGTGAACAACATGTATGAAGAGAAGCATATATGGGCTACTGCATATATAAGAG AGCATTTTCAAAGGTGTGTTGCACACTTGCGCTTTAAAGAATTTAATGCTGATTATGAATCTACACGTGGGGCGCCCGTCATACAGACTTGTATAGAGCTGCTAGAGAGATTTGCTGCTGAG ACAAAGAAGGTGAAATCAGCATTCAATGATGCAAGTGGGTTCACCAGGGATGCTGTTGTTATTAGTCGTCAAAGTGCCTTGATGGAATTTTCTAAACAATTGGCTTCTATTGCTGCTAAAGTCCCAGAGAGATTTGAAGAGACACGTGACATTATTATGGGGTTGTACTCATCTTACAAG GCCCAGGACAACCATCTAAGAAGAAGCAGCAACGTTGTAGTGTTTATCAAATGGAAGGACATTGACAACAACGTTATGGAAGATGAAGCTAATGGTTTAGATAATGGCAACATGTATACCGAACCGACTCCTGATTTAGATAGTGATAATTAG